From a region of the Bradyrhizobium diazoefficiens genome:
- the pgsA gene encoding CDP-diacylglycerol--glycerol-3-phosphate 3-phosphatidyltransferase produces the protein MNIATTRGATRRSMSLPNILTYGRIAAIPVVVGCIYAQSIMDEPLWLRWVAVAIFIGAAVTDYLDGYYARIWNQQSAFGRMLDPIADKLLVASCLLMLAADGIIHGWSLWAAIVILCREILVSGLREYLAALRVSVPVTKLAKWKTTVQLVAIGFLLAGPAGDEAVPVVSMVGLALLWASAILTIYTGYDYFRAGIHHLIKEDEG, from the coding sequence ATGAACATCGCGACGACACGAGGGGCAACCAGGCGCTCGATGTCCCTTCCCAACATCCTGACCTATGGCCGGATCGCTGCGATCCCGGTCGTGGTCGGGTGCATCTACGCGCAGTCGATCATGGACGAGCCGCTGTGGCTGCGCTGGGTGGCGGTGGCCATCTTCATCGGCGCGGCTGTGACCGATTATCTCGACGGCTATTACGCGCGAATCTGGAATCAGCAATCGGCCTTCGGCCGGATGCTCGATCCGATTGCCGACAAGCTGCTGGTCGCCTCGTGCCTGCTGATGCTGGCCGCCGACGGCATCATCCATGGCTGGTCGCTGTGGGCTGCCATCGTGATCCTGTGCCGCGAGATCCTGGTCTCGGGCCTGCGCGAATACCTCGCCGCACTCCGCGTCAGCGTGCCCGTGACCAAGCTTGCCAAGTGGAAGACCACGGTTCAACTCGTCGCCATCGGCTTCCTGCTCGCTGGTCCGGCCGGCGACGAGGCGGTGCCCGTCGTCTCGATGGTCGGACTGGCGCTGCTGTGGGCCTCGGCGATCCTGACCATCTACACAGGCTACGATTATTTCCGCGCCGGCATCCATCACCTCATCAAGGAGGACGAGGGATGA
- a CDS encoding YihY/virulence factor BrkB family protein, with protein MPERRSEQIDSWMLVAATAIFVLTAERYFQDSNLARSGSPQDRRNGEANSPETNPANAAVQPGHGRRAKSPFAIPWAGWKDIFWRTYQRIGDDRLLATAGGVVFFGLLAIFPAVTALVSSYGLFANPATISANLQTLAAMLPEGSFQIVEDQVARVVSNGNTTLGATFLFGLLLAIWSANAGVKAIFDALNVAYEEREKRSFIKLNMVSLAFTVGGIVALLVMVGVVVAFPLTLNHLGMAPESKLIVALARWPLMFLILLVALAILYRFAPSRDAPRWQWLSLGAVIAAILWIAGSALLSWYLSEFANYNATYGSLGAAIGLMMWMWMSAIVVMFGAELNSEVERQTLKDTTEGPPKPLGTREAVSADTVGAAAPA; from the coding sequence ATGCCGGAGCGGCGTTCCGAGCAGATCGACAGTTGGATGCTGGTGGCGGCGACGGCCATCTTCGTGCTCACCGCGGAGCGCTACTTCCAGGATTCGAACCTTGCCAGGTCGGGCTCTCCGCAAGACCGGCGCAACGGCGAGGCGAATTCACCGGAAACGAACCCGGCCAACGCCGCGGTGCAGCCTGGCCATGGCCGCCGCGCCAAGAGCCCGTTCGCAATCCCTTGGGCGGGCTGGAAGGATATCTTCTGGCGTACCTATCAGCGGATCGGCGACGACCGTCTGCTCGCGACAGCGGGCGGCGTCGTGTTCTTCGGGCTGCTCGCGATCTTTCCGGCGGTCACGGCGCTGGTTTCCTCTTACGGCCTGTTCGCCAATCCTGCGACGATCAGCGCCAATCTGCAGACGCTTGCGGCCATGCTGCCGGAGGGCTCGTTCCAGATCGTCGAGGACCAGGTGGCGCGCGTGGTCTCGAACGGCAACACCACCCTCGGCGCCACGTTCCTGTTCGGCCTCCTGCTTGCGATCTGGAGCGCCAATGCCGGCGTCAAGGCGATCTTCGACGCTCTCAACGTGGCCTATGAGGAGCGCGAGAAGCGCAGCTTCATCAAGCTCAACATGGTATCGCTGGCCTTCACGGTCGGCGGCATCGTGGCGCTGCTGGTGATGGTGGGGGTTGTCGTCGCCTTCCCGCTGACGCTCAATCATCTCGGCATGGCGCCCGAAAGCAAGCTGATCGTGGCGCTGGCACGGTGGCCGCTGATGTTCCTCATCCTGCTGGTGGCGCTCGCGATCCTCTACCGCTTCGCGCCCAGCCGCGATGCGCCGCGCTGGCAATGGCTGAGCCTCGGCGCGGTCATCGCCGCCATCCTCTGGATTGCTGGCTCGGCGCTGCTGTCCTGGTATCTCTCGGAATTCGCCAACTACAACGCGACCTACGGCTCGCTGGGCGCCGCGATCGGCCTGATGATGTGGATGTGGATGTCGGCGATCGTCGTCATGTTCGGCGCCGAGCTGAATTCGGAGGTCGAGCGGCAGACGCTGAAGGACACGACCGAGGGGCCACCCAAGCCGCTCGGCACCCGCGAGGCCGTCTCTGCTGACACTGTCGGAGCCGCCGCGCCAGCCTGA
- the prmB gene encoding 50S ribosomal protein L3 N(5)-glutamine methyltransferase yields the protein MARAAKKTTRRAAAPKLAKLGRGELLTLLDFVRYAVSRFNEAKLAFAHGTTDPVAEAAFLVCEALHLHPEQLESFANARVTAAEGKTVLDLIHRRVTTRKPAAYLVNKIYMRGLPFYVDERVIVPRSFIGELLDSHFGGHGEAGSLIDDPTAVERVLDLCTGSGCLAILAAHHFPNATVDAVDISKGALEVATRNVGEYGLEERISLYRGDLFAPLGDDRYDLIITNPPYVDADGMAALPPECRAEPKLAFDGGADGLDVVRRILREAPDHLTPDGGLICEIGRGRALVDEVFPELPLLWLDTEDSEGEVFWIAAADLG from the coding sequence ATGGCACGCGCAGCCAAAAAGACCACGCGCCGCGCGGCCGCGCCAAAACTCGCGAAACTGGGGCGCGGCGAGCTCCTCACGCTGCTCGATTTCGTCCGCTATGCGGTGAGCCGCTTCAACGAAGCCAAACTCGCTTTTGCCCATGGCACTACCGATCCGGTCGCCGAAGCGGCTTTCCTGGTCTGCGAGGCGCTGCATCTGCATCCCGAACAGCTCGAGAGCTTCGCCAACGCCCGCGTCACGGCCGCGGAGGGCAAGACCGTCCTTGATCTGATCCATCGGCGCGTGACCACGCGCAAGCCGGCCGCCTATCTCGTCAACAAGATCTACATGCGCGGCCTGCCCTTCTATGTCGACGAGCGCGTCATCGTTCCGCGCTCCTTCATCGGCGAGCTGCTGGATTCGCACTTCGGCGGCCACGGCGAGGCCGGATCGCTGATCGACGATCCCACGGCCGTCGAACGCGTGCTCGATCTCTGCACGGGATCCGGATGCCTCGCCATCCTCGCCGCGCATCATTTCCCGAACGCCACCGTCGATGCCGTCGATATCTCCAAGGGCGCACTCGAGGTCGCCACGCGAAATGTCGGCGAATACGGGCTCGAGGAGCGAATCAGCCTCTATCGCGGCGACCTGTTCGCCCCCCTCGGCGACGATAGGTACGATTTGATCATCACCAACCCGCCTTACGTCGACGCGGACGGCATGGCCGCGCTGCCGCCGGAATGCCGTGCCGAGCCCAAGCTCGCCTTCGACGGCGGCGCCGACGGTCTCGACGTGGTGCGGCGGATCCTGCGCGAGGCGCCCGATCACCTGACACCGGATGGCGGGCTGATCTGCGAGATCGGCCGCGGCCGCGCATTGGTCGACGAGGTCTTTCCGGAACTGCCGCTGCTCTGGCTCGACACCGAGGACTCCGAGGGCGAGGTGTTCTGGATCGCGGCCGCCGATCTCGGCTGA
- a CDS encoding response regulator: MAVDLSMPVLVVDDYSTMIRIIRNLLKQLGFENIDDASDGSAALNKMRGKKYGLVISDWNMEPMTGYDLLREVRADPNLATTPFIMITAESKTENVIAAKKAGVNNYIVKPFNAATLKTKIEAVFPDMASA, from the coding sequence ATGGCGGTTGATTTGTCGATGCCGGTTCTGGTGGTGGATGACTACAGCACCATGATCCGTATCATCAGGAATCTGCTGAAGCAGCTTGGCTTCGAGAACATCGATGATGCGAGCGACGGTTCGGCAGCACTGAACAAGATGCGCGGCAAGAAGTACGGACTCGTGATTTCCGACTGGAACATGGAGCCGATGACGGGTTACGACCTGTTGCGCGAAGTGCGCGCGGATCCGAACCTCGCCACAACGCCCTTCATCATGATCACGGCGGAATCCAAGACCGAGAACGTGATCGCGGCCAAGAAGGCCGGCGTGAACAACTACATCGTCAAGCCGTTCAATGCGGCGACGCTGAAGACCAAGATCGAGGCGGTCTTCCCGGACATGGCGAGCGCGTAA
- a CDS encoding bifunctional riboflavin kinase/FAD synthetase: MAPHFNVIRDTTPDSAIPRGAVVAMGNFDGVHLGHRAVIAAALEMGRAHGRPALALTFEPHPRRFFSPNTPQFRLTDERAKLRLLAGTGLAGAVVMTFDKARAGTSAQDFIHHDLIGRLGVSGIAVGYDFHFGKGRVGSPSLLVSEAPRLGIEVDVQAHVDIDERPVSSSAIRIALAEGLLGEATAMLGAPWFVTGEVIHGEKRGRDLGYPTANIRLDANCGLKHGIYAVRVGRGAERLDGVASFGRRPTFDNGAPLLEIFLFDFKDDLYGQALDCAFIGFIREELKFEGIEALIRQMDEDSARARAMLAAAPDAFPQLGAID; encoded by the coding sequence ATGGCTCCGCATTTTAACGTTATCCGCGACACCACGCCGGACTCCGCGATTCCAAGGGGCGCCGTGGTCGCCATGGGCAATTTCGACGGGGTTCATCTCGGTCACCGCGCCGTGATCGCCGCAGCCCTGGAGATGGGCCGCGCACATGGCCGCCCTGCGCTGGCGCTGACCTTCGAGCCGCACCCGCGGCGGTTTTTCAGCCCCAACACTCCGCAGTTCCGCTTGACCGACGAACGGGCCAAGCTGCGGCTTTTGGCCGGCACGGGGCTTGCCGGCGCCGTGGTCATGACCTTCGACAAGGCACGCGCCGGGACCAGCGCGCAAGATTTCATTCACCACGACCTGATCGGTCGGCTCGGCGTCAGCGGGATCGCGGTGGGTTACGACTTCCATTTCGGCAAGGGACGGGTCGGCTCGCCGAGCCTCCTCGTCAGCGAGGCGCCCCGGCTTGGAATCGAGGTCGACGTGCAGGCGCATGTCGATATCGATGAACGGCCGGTGTCCTCCAGCGCCATCCGGATCGCACTCGCCGAAGGTCTCCTTGGTGAGGCTACCGCCATGCTGGGCGCGCCCTGGTTCGTCACTGGCGAGGTTATCCATGGCGAGAAGCGCGGCCGTGATCTCGGCTATCCCACCGCCAACATCCGCCTGGACGCCAATTGCGGCCTGAAGCACGGCATCTATGCGGTGCGGGTCGGCCGCGGCGCCGAGCGGCTCGACGGCGTGGCAAGCTTCGGCCGCCGCCCGACCTTCGATAATGGCGCTCCGCTGCTCGAGATCTTCCTGTTCGACTTCAAAGACGATCTTTACGGGCAGGCGCTGGACTGCGCCTTCATCGGCTTCATCCGCGAGGAGCTGAAATTCGAGGGTATCGAGGCCCTGATCCGGCAGATGGACGAAGATTCCGCCCGTGCCCGCGCCATGCTGGCCGCCGCCCCGGACGCGTTTCCGCAGCTCGGCGCCATCGATTGA
- a CDS encoding EAL domain-containing protein, protein MIRISTIFIAICMVLVAASLGLVLYAVAGISGTESAIVALTALTFLILYNAVSMRLRDRSDVGGQIADLSRGTADLARQVAEFGRRLAAIEGRIASSNSTNSERIQSVAGEINELGGLVRQLATTVSVHEDLLAGGVPAPAPAPVARPEPEAPIDLVAPFEERPVAPPPMPAPPSRPVPAVQTRAANPIATATGRNQTQLLATLRNAIDENRIDIFLQPMVTLPQRKVRFYEAVTRLRDERDQLIAAEEFISIAEASGLIGRIDNMVMLRCVQVLRRLMVRNKEVGVFCNVAASTLGNSTTFAQCLDFLEANRALAPSLVLEFKQSTFRNLGPAETENLAALAQRGFRFSIDHVTDLRIEPRELADRGVRFIKVPATLLLDPKQASASDIHPSDLSDLLGRFGIDLIAERIEGERAVLDLLDYDVRFGQGFLFAPPRPLRPEGASATGGASPNQAQDIQGSNGSASPSQGTTSAAAPAQRITGNAALARRI, encoded by the coding sequence ATGATTCGCATTTCGACGATCTTCATCGCCATCTGCATGGTCCTGGTCGCGGCCTCGCTCGGGCTCGTGCTCTACGCCGTCGCCGGGATCAGCGGAACCGAATCCGCGATCGTGGCGCTGACCGCGCTGACCTTCCTGATCCTCTACAACGCGGTGTCTATGCGGCTGCGCGACCGCAGCGACGTCGGCGGCCAGATCGCCGATCTATCCCGCGGCACCGCCGACCTCGCCCGCCAGGTCGCCGAGTTCGGCCGCCGGTTAGCTGCGATCGAGGGACGCATCGCCTCGTCCAATTCGACCAATTCCGAGCGCATCCAGTCGGTGGCCGGCGAGATCAACGAGCTCGGCGGATTGGTCAGACAGCTCGCCACCACCGTGTCGGTCCATGAGGATTTGCTGGCCGGCGGCGTGCCGGCGCCGGCTCCCGCCCCGGTCGCCAGGCCCGAGCCGGAGGCGCCGATCGACCTGGTTGCGCCGTTCGAGGAGCGGCCGGTCGCTCCTCCCCCGATGCCCGCACCGCCGTCACGGCCGGTACCGGCAGTCCAGACCCGGGCCGCCAATCCGATTGCGACGGCCACCGGGCGCAACCAGACCCAGCTGCTGGCGACGCTGCGCAACGCGATCGACGAGAATCGCATCGACATCTTCCTCCAGCCGATGGTGACATTGCCGCAGCGCAAGGTGCGGTTCTACGAGGCTGTGACGCGCCTGCGCGACGAGCGCGACCAGCTGATCGCAGCCGAGGAGTTCATCAGCATCGCGGAGGCTTCCGGGCTGATCGGGCGTATCGACAACATGGTGATGCTGCGCTGTGTGCAGGTGCTGCGGCGCCTGATGGTGCGCAACAAGGAGGTCGGCGTGTTCTGCAACGTCGCGGCCTCCACCCTCGGCAATTCCACCACCTTCGCACAATGCCTCGACTTCCTCGAAGCCAACCGGGCGCTGGCGCCCTCGCTGGTGCTGGAGTTCAAGCAATCGACGTTCCGCAATCTCGGCCCGGCCGAGACCGAGAATCTCGCAGCGCTCGCCCAGCGTGGCTTCCGTTTCTCGATCGACCATGTCACCGATCTTCGCATCGAGCCGCGCGAGCTGGCCGACCGCGGGGTGCGCTTCATCAAGGTGCCGGCCACGTTGCTGCTCGACCCGAAACAGGCCTCGGCCTCGGACATCCATCCCTCCGACCTCTCCGACCTGCTCGGCCGCTTCGGCATCGACCTGATCGCCGAAAGGATCGAAGGCGAGCGCGCGGTCTTGGACCTGCTCGATTATGACGTGCGGTTTGGCCAGGGCTTCCTGTTCGCGCCGCCCCGGCCATTGCGGCCGGAGGGGGCATCTGCTACCGGCGGGGCCTCGCCGAACCAGGCGCAGGACATTCAGGGATCCAATGGCTCCGCTTCCCCCAGCCAAGGCACGACTTCGGCCGCAGCTCCAGCACAACGCATCACCGGCAACGCCGCACTCGCGCGCCGCATCTGA
- a CDS encoding TIGR01459 family HAD-type hydrolase: MTTLHFAESLRELVGGVEVVLSDIWGVVHNGLESFPEACEALHTYRGHGGTVILITNAPRPADSVQRQLRKLGVADETYDAIVSSGDLTRLYVAEHPGRKMFWLGPERDNSIYRGLDAATAPLEEADYIVCTGLYDDETETAEDYRGMMLKARERKLTLVCANPDIVVERGDRLIYCAGAIAELYRELGGEVIFYGKPHRPIYERAMALAGERQGHQIDRKKVLAIGDSVRTDLTGAREFGIDCLFVTRGIHAEEFEGLDQLDPTSVMELFGHPPKALMRELKW; encoded by the coding sequence ATGACCACGCTGCATTTCGCCGAAAGCCTGCGCGAGCTCGTAGGCGGCGTCGAAGTCGTGCTCAGCGACATCTGGGGCGTGGTCCACAACGGCCTCGAATCCTTTCCCGAGGCCTGCGAGGCGCTGCACACTTATCGCGGCCATGGCGGTACGGTGATCCTGATCACCAACGCGCCGCGTCCCGCCGACTCCGTGCAGCGGCAATTGCGCAAGCTCGGCGTCGCCGACGAGACCTACGACGCGATCGTCTCGTCGGGCGACTTGACCCGGCTCTACGTCGCCGAGCATCCGGGCCGCAAGATGTTCTGGCTCGGCCCCGAGCGCGACAACTCGATCTATCGCGGCCTCGACGCGGCGACCGCGCCGCTGGAGGAGGCCGATTACATCGTCTGCACCGGCCTCTATGACGACGAGACCGAGACGGCCGAAGACTATCGCGGCATGATGCTGAAGGCGCGCGAGCGCAAGCTGACGCTGGTCTGCGCCAACCCCGACATCGTGGTGGAGCGCGGCGACCGGCTGATCTATTGCGCCGGCGCCATCGCGGAGCTCTATCGCGAACTCGGCGGCGAAGTGATCTTCTACGGCAAGCCGCACCGGCCGATCTACGAGCGCGCAATGGCGCTCGCCGGGGAACGCCAGGGCCACCAGATCGACCGTAAAAAGGTGCTGGCGATCGGCGATTCCGTCCGCACCGACTTAACCGGCGCACGCGAATTCGGCATCGACTGCCTGTTCGTGACCCGCGGCATCCACGCCGAGGAGTTCGAGGGCCTCGATCAACTCGACCCGACATCGGTGATGGAATTGTTTGGCCACCCGCCGAAGGCGCTGATGCGCGAATTGAAGTGGTGA
- a CDS encoding molybdenum cofactor biosynthesis protein MoaE gives MTSPVTTCPVTIRIQEDDFDVAREIALLTKSRTDIGAVVTFSGICRGDEDSAKIAALTLEHYPGMAEEEIKRHVDEAISRWPLNGVTVIHRVGRFVPGQNIVLVLTASQHRQAAFQAAEFLMDYLKTSAPFWKKEESESGTGWVEAQARDDEAAARWTKS, from the coding sequence ATGACGTCCCCCGTCACCACCTGTCCCGTCACCATCCGCATCCAGGAGGACGACTTCGATGTCGCCCGCGAAATCGCACTCCTGACCAAGAGCCGTACCGACATCGGCGCCGTCGTGACCTTCTCTGGCATCTGCCGCGGCGATGAGGACAGCGCGAAGATCGCTGCGCTTACCCTGGAACATTATCCCGGCATGGCCGAGGAAGAGATCAAGCGTCATGTCGACGAGGCGATCTCGCGTTGGCCGCTGAACGGCGTCACGGTGATCCACCGCGTCGGTCGCTTCGTGCCGGGCCAGAACATCGTGCTGGTGCTGACCGCCTCCCAGCACCGCCAGGCCGCATTCCAGGCGGCCGAGTTCCTGATGGACTATCTCAAGACCAGCGCGCCGTTTTGGAAGAAGGAAGAGAGCGAATCCGGCACCGGCTGGGTCGAGGCGCAGGCCCGCGACGACGAAGCCGCCGCACGCTGGACAAAATCCTGA
- a CDS encoding phage holin family protein yields MLAPSGELLRAGMALKLNHLKRAARSYLRDRTSQATGRATSYAVAAGLFAVAGVFLIATFFVGLIALYRWVAIAYGQFWGFGAVAAVLLVSAAVCAGVAMAMMKRPSKAIVPLASRMRVAIATPRIPRGTVKQAVKEVATTIPLVPLAPGERSHGSKVWSTGASRPVQLALMLAAIGLVGLTAARRRRRHDLEA; encoded by the coding sequence ATGCTCGCGCCATCGGGCGAATTGCTGCGCGCCGGCATGGCGCTCAAGCTCAACCACCTCAAACGCGCCGCGCGATCGTATTTGCGTGACCGCACCAGTCAGGCCACGGGACGCGCGACGTCATATGCGGTCGCGGCGGGACTATTCGCGGTCGCCGGAGTGTTCCTGATCGCGACCTTCTTCGTCGGCCTGATCGCCCTGTACCGCTGGGTCGCGATCGCCTACGGACAATTCTGGGGTTTTGGTGCCGTTGCGGCCGTGCTGCTGGTGTCGGCTGCTGTCTGCGCCGGCGTCGCCATGGCGATGATGAAGCGGCCGAGCAAGGCAATCGTGCCGCTTGCCAGCCGCATGCGCGTTGCGATCGCGACGCCGCGCATCCCGCGCGGAACGGTCAAGCAGGCCGTGAAGGAGGTCGCGACGACGATTCCCCTCGTTCCGCTTGCGCCGGGTGAACGTAGTCATGGCAGCAAAGTCTGGTCGACCGGGGCCAGCCGTCCCGTGCAACTTGCCCTGATGCTCGCAGCCATCGGTCTGGTCGGGTTGACGGCCGCCAGGCGTCGGCGCAGGCATGATCTGGAGGCGTGA
- the moaD gene encoding molybdopterin converting factor subunit 1, translated as MKVKYFAWVRERVGKAEETIEPPATVRTVEELIAWLSSQSEAYAYAFEKPKVIRAAIDHAHVKSDAAISGAREIAFFPPMTGG; from the coding sequence ATGAAGGTGAAGTATTTCGCCTGGGTGCGCGAGCGCGTCGGCAAGGCGGAGGAGACCATTGAGCCGCCTGCGACCGTGCGCACCGTCGAGGAGCTGATCGCCTGGCTGTCCAGCCAAAGCGAGGCCTATGCCTATGCGTTCGAGAAGCCGAAGGTGATCCGCGCCGCGATCGACCACGCCCATGTCAAATCGGACGCCGCGATCTCGGGCGCCCGCGAGATTGCGTTCTTCCCGCCGATGACCGGCGGCTAG